The Longimicrobium sp. genomic sequence CTGTGTGCCGTTGTAGCCGCGAGTTCACTCGCATTTTGGGATATCTGGACCGACGCTGGGGATTCGGCCGCCAGCGATTCGTCAGAATCCAACGGGCCGAATCGATGTTGCAGCAGGACGATGGCGTGATCGTGGGGATGTGTGCCGGACGCACGGGCGGGCGTTCTCCCGCTGCGCCGGTGGTGGATGAAGTTCTATCTGGCGTGAACACACGCGAACCCGACGGAGGGAGGATGACGAGGACGAGGAAGCTCATCGGCGCCGCCGCGCTGCTCCTGCTGGCGGCGTGCCCGATTCCGCGCGAGCTGCGCGAGCAGCCGCCGCTGCCGGTGCACACCGAGTTCACCGAGAGCGCCAACGGGCTGCAGCGGCGGCTGAACGACCCCGCCACGGTCATCCTGCACGTGGCCCGCAACCGCGCCGAATACGACGCCGGCCACATCCCCGGCGCGCGGTTCCTGGCGCTGTCGTCCATCGTCACCGAGCGCAACGGCCTGCCCAACGAGCTGCCGGCCGTGGACGCGCTGCGCGACGCGTTCGAGGCGGCGGGCGTGTCCGACAACAGCCGCGTGGTCGTCTACGGCGATCCGCTGCTGGCCGGGCGCGTGTTCTTCACGCTGGACTACCTGGGCCATCCCCCCGCGCTGCTGAACGGCGGTCTGGCCGCGTGGCGCGCCGCCGGGCACGCCACCGAGACGCAGGAGCCCGCCGCGCGCCGCGGCACCTTCACCCCGCGCCCGCAGGCCGACCGCGTGGTGGACGCCGACTGGGTGCGGCAGCACCTGCGCGACAGCACCGTGGTTTTCGTCGACGCGCGGCCGCCGGAGGAGTTCTCGGGCGCCACGCCGGGCGAGGGGGTGCAGCGCCCCGGCCACCTCCCCGGCGCGCGCAACGTGTTCTGGCGCAACACGCTGGTCAGCGAGGCGGACCCCACGCTGCGCGGCCCCGACGTGCTGCGCGCCTTCTTCCGCCTGGCCGGCGCGCGCGCGCAGGGCGAGCCGGCGCCGTACGTCACCGAGCGCCCGCGCTACGAGCCCGGCGACACCACGCGCCCGCGCCGCGGCGAGCGCCGCCAGCCGCCGCGCCGCGTGGAGCAGAAGCTGGGGACCACCACCGTCGTCACCTACTGCCGCACCGGCGTGCAGGCCAGCTGGGACTACTACGTCGCGCGCTTCCTGGGCTACGACGTGAAGATGTACGACGGCAGCTACATCGACTGGAGCCGCCGCGGCGCCGACTACCCGGTGGAGCGCGCGGCACAGTAGCGCCAGACCCGGCATCGCCGGCACGCTGAAGGATCGGCGCTACCCGGCTTGCAGGGTGCGCGGATGCTCGAAAGCCCCCCTCGCCCGGTACGGGAGAGGGCGAGCGCTCTCAGGCGCGGGGAGAGGGCGGCGCGGATGCCGGGAGATGCGACAGTGCGGAAGTGCGGAAGCACAACCGAAGAACCCCGCTCCGGCGCACCGGAGCGGGGTTCTTTTCGTCCGTGGTCCCGAGCCGGCCGTCAGTCGGCGGGGATGAAGGGGAGCCGGGCGCCGCGGCGGCATTCGGGGACGTAGCCGGTGGCCTCGCGGCAGGCACGCTCGCGGCCTTCGGCGGTGGCGTTCAGCAGGCCGATCTCCTCGCCCACGGCGTGGTAGCAGGCCGGCTTGCTGTTGTCCGGCACCATCCGGCAGAAGCCCAGCCCGTCGCGCGGGTCCGCGGTCACGTCGACGATGTTCTTCACCACGCCCACGATGCAGTGCGGCTGCCCCACCTCGGGCGCCAGGCCGCAGAAGGCGACGGCGCGCTCGCGGTTCCCCTCGGCCCACGAGTTGGCGTCGCGGCCCAGCGAGATGAAGCAGGTGCGCTGCATGTCCTCGGGCGCGGTCTGGCACTTCTTCGCGGCGTCGCGGAAGTCGCCGTTGTTCTGCCAGAGGATGGCCGACGTCTGCATCAGGTAGCAGGCCTGCCGGTGCTGCGTCTTCACCACGTCGCACGGGTAGAGCGGATCGTTGGGGTCCAGCGCCTTGAAGGTCTCGGCCGCGGCCTGGCCGTGCGCGCCGTGATCCATCCCCGCCATCCCCGGCATCCCGGCCATGTCGTGGCCCTCGTGCCCGGCCGCCGCGTGGGCGTCGTGGCCCGCGTGCGCGGACGAATCTCCCGCCGCCGCGCCGTGCCCCGCGTGGGCGGCCGAATCGCCCGAAGCCGCGCCGTGGGCCGCGTGCTCGTCCACGTCGGCGACCTGGGTGACGTGCATGTGGTGGGGCGCGGTGGCGTTCACCACGTTCTCCATGAAGGCGCCGCCCCAGCACGCCTGCTTCTCGAAGGTGTCGCCCAGCAGGTCGCACGAGTCCAGCGCGCGCAGCAGGTTGTGCGACTCCACGGCCATCAGCCCGTGGCCGATGCCGTGGGCGCACTGGAACTGCAGCCACCGGCCGGACGCGCTGCGGTACGGCAGGCAGAGCCCGTTCAGCTTCTGCGGGGTGA encodes the following:
- a CDS encoding sulfurtransferase, whose protein sequence is MTRTRKLIGAAALLLLAACPIPRELREQPPLPVHTEFTESANGLQRRLNDPATVILHVARNRAEYDAGHIPGARFLALSSIVTERNGLPNELPAVDALRDAFEAAGVSDNSRVVVYGDPLLAGRVFFTLDYLGHPPALLNGGLAAWRAAGHATETQEPAARRGTFTPRPQADRVVDADWVRQHLRDSTVVFVDARPPEEFSGATPGEGVQRPGHLPGARNVFWRNTLVSEADPTLRGPDVLRAFFRLAGARAQGEPAPYVTERPRYEPGDTTRPRRGERRQPPRRVEQKLGTTTVVTYCRTGVQASWDYYVARFLGYDVKMYDGSYIDWSRRGADYPVERAAQ